In Brassica rapa cultivar Chiifu-401-42 chromosome A06, CAAS_Brap_v3.01, whole genome shotgun sequence, a single window of DNA contains:
- the LOC103873123 gene encoding gamma carbonic anhydrase-like 2, mitochondrial — protein MATSLARISRRCVTSSVSSNLIRRYLAAEAVAVATREAPKPKSEVTPSPDRVKWDYRGQRQIIPLGQWLPKVAVDAYVAPNVVLAGQVTVWDGSSVWNGAVLRGDLNKITLGFCSNVQERCVVHAAWSSPTGLPAETLIDRYVTVGAYSLLRSCTIEPECIIGQHSILMEGSLVETRSILEAGSVVPPGRRIPSGELWGGNPARFIRTLTNEETLEIPKLAVAINHLSGDYFSEFLPYSTVYLEVEKFKKSLGIAV, from the exons aTGGCGACCTCTCTAGCTCGAATCTCCAGAAGATGCGTCACCTCATCTGTATCCTCGAATCTGATTCGGCGTTACTTGGCAGCGGAAGCTGTAGCGGTGGCGACGAGGGAAGCTCCTAAGCCGAAATCGGAGGTGACGCCGTCGCCGGATCGGGTGAAGTGGGACTACAGAGGCCAGAGACAGATCATTCCTCTGGGACAGTGGCTACCCAAGGTCGCAGTCGATGCCTACGTGGCACCTAACGTCGTCTTGGCCGGTCAGGTCACAGTCTGGGACGGGTCGTCCGTCTGGAACGGTGCCGTTTTGAGGGGAGATCTCAATAAGATCACCCTTGGGTTCTGCTCTAATGTCCAGGAACGGTGTGTTGTTCATGCCGCGTGGTCGTCCCCAACAG GATTACCAGCAGAGACATTGATCGATAGGTATGTGACAGTTGGTGCATACAGTCTTTTAAGGTCATGCACTATCGAACCCGAATGCATCATTGGGCAACACTCGATTTTGATGGAAGGTTCCCTGGTGGAGACCCGGTCAATCCTGGAAGCTGGTTCCGTTGTGCCACCTGGCAGAAGAATCCCATCTGGTGAACTCTGGGGAGGCAACCCAGCAAGGTTTATTCGAACACTCACCAATGAGGAAACCTTAGAGATCCCGAAACTCGCTGTTGCCATTAACCACCTTAGTGGAGATTACTTCTCTGAGTTCTTGCCTTACTCAACTGTCTATCTTGAGGTTGAGAAGTTCAAGAAATCCCTTGGGATTGCTGTCTAG
- the LOC103873124 gene encoding protein INVOLVED IN DE NOVO 2 produces the protein MGSTVILSSDEEDSDISDSEMEEYGDKIYLSLKSGKLKVKLSPHSFTCPYCPNKKKPSFQYKDLLQHASGVGNSNSDKRTAKEKASHLALAKYLQQDLADDSQAEPSSKRRKTGDPIQDCDQDEKLVCPWKGVVVNIPTTKTENGRTAGESGSKLRDEYIQRGFNPTRVRTLWNHWGFSGTAIVEFNKDWNGLHNALLFDKAYLVDGHGKKDWLRKDGPPKSGLYAWIARADDYNGNNIIGEDLRKKGDLKTIAEVTEEEARKQQKLVQNLTQLVEEKKKGVKEIEELHSAKSKELKEKLEEKEKSLQKHNSELNAIQERTMGHVNKIFADHERLKMQLELEKKKLEIKGVELAKREAHNETERKNLAEDLQENASKNSSLELASMEQQKADEEVKKLAENQRRQKEELHEKIIRLERQRDQKQMIELEIERLKGELNVKKHMGSDGDAEIVKEVENIYKGLTEKEEELADLDKFNQTLILRERRTNDELQEARKELVNIMKEWKQNIGVKRMGELVTKPFMDALQQKYCQQDVEDRAIDVLQLWEDYLKDPDWHPFKRIKLENQEREVEVIDDRDEKLRELKEDLGDGPYNAVTRALLEINEYNPSGRYITTELWNLKEDRKATLEEGVTCLLDEWEKAKRKRGMA, from the exons ATGGGGAGCACGGTGATCTTGAGCTCAGACGAAGAAGATTCAGACATTAGTGATTCCGAAATGGAAGAGTATGGAGACAAGATCTACCTATCTCTCAAAAGCGGAAAGCTCAAGGTCAAACTGTCTCCTCATTCTTTCACGTGTCCTTACTGTCCGAACAAGAAGAAACCGAGTTTCCAGTACAAAGATCTGCTCCAACATGCTTCTGGAGTTGGTAATAGCAATTCCGACAAAAGAACCGCAAAGGAGAAAGCAAGCCACCTTGCTCTTGCCAAATACCTCCAACAAGATCTTGCTGATGATTCACAAGCTGAGCCTTCTTCCAAGCGAAGAAAAACTGGTGATCCTATTCAAGATTGTGACCAGGATGAGAAGCTCGTATGCCCTTGGAAAG GTGTTGTGGTTAACATTCCAACTACAAAGACAGAAAATGGTCGAACCGCGGGTGAGAGCGGGTCTAAGCTAAGAGATGAGTACATTCAAAGAGGGTTTAATCCCACCAGGGTTCGTACTTTATGGAACCACTGGGGGTTTTCTGGAACAGCGATTGTGGAGTTCAACAAAGACTGGAATGGACTTCACAATGCTCTTCTCTTCGACAAGGCTTATCTTGTAGATGGTCATGGTAAGAAAGACTGGTTGAGAAAAGATGGTCCTCCCAAGTCAGGTCTTTACGCGTGGATCGCACGTGCTGATGATTACAACGGGAATAACATCATTGGAGAAGACTTGAGGAAGAAAGGTGATCTCAAAACTATAGCTGAGGTTACGGAAGAAGAGGCGAGGAAGCAGCAGAAGCTCGTGCAGAATCTGACGCAGCttgtggaggagaagaagaaaggagtcAAGGAAATTGAGGAGCTTCATTCAGCGAAGTCAAAGGAGCTTAAGGAGAAGTTggaagagaaggagaagagtCTGCAGAAGCACAACAGCGAGCTGAATGCTATACAGGAGAGGACAATGGGTCATGTTAACAAGATCTTTGCTGATCACGAGAGGTTAAAGATGCAGTTggagttggagaagaagaaactgGAGATCAAAGGTGTTGAGCTGGCGAAGAGGGAAGCTCACAATGAAACCGAGAGGAAGAACTTGGCTGAAGATCTGCAAGAGAATGCTTCCAAGAATAGTTCTCTTGAGCTAGCCTCCATGGAACAACAAAAGGCGGACGAAGAAGTTAAAAAACTGGCTGAGAATCAGAGG AGGCAAAAGGAGGAGCTTCATGAGAAGATCATAAGACTGGAAAGACAAAGAGATCAGAAACAAATGATAGAGCTAGAGATTGAGCGGTTGAAAGGAGAGTTGAACGTGAAGAAGCACATGGGATCAGACGGAGACGCTGAGATTGTGAAAGAAGTGGAGAATATCTATAAAGGTTTAActgagaaggaagaagaactCGCTGACCTCGACAAGTTTAACCAAACTCTTATACTCAGAGAGCGCAGAACCAACGATGAGCTTCAAGAAGCACGTAAAGAATTGGTAAAC ATTATGAAAGAGTGGAAACAAAATATCGGTGTAAAGAGAATGGGAGAGCTGGTGACGAAACCATTCATGGATGCACTGCAGCAGAAGTATTGTCAGCAAGATGTGGAGGACAGAGCAATAGACGTTCTCCAGCTCTGGGAAGACTATCTCAAAGATCCAGATTGGCATCCATTCAAGCGGATCAAGCTTGAAAATCAAGAAAGAGAAGTG GAAGTGATAGATGATAGAGACGAGAAGCTGAGGGAGCTTAAGGAAGATCTAGGAGATGGTCCTTATAATGCGGTAACGAGAGCTTTGTTGGAGATAAATGAGTATAACCCAAGTGGAAGGTACATTACAACAGAGCTATGGAACTTAAAAGAAGACAGGAAGGCTACACTTGAAGAAGGTGTCACTTGTTTACTTGATGAATGGGAAAAGGCTAAACGCAAGCGTGGAATGGCTTAA
- the LOC103873125 gene encoding uncharacterized protein LOC103873125 has product MADWGPVVIAVILFVLLTPGLLFQIPARGRIVEFGNMQTSGASILVHSIIFFGLITIFTIAIRLHIYTG; this is encoded by the coding sequence ATGGCGGATTGGGGACCTGTGGTGATCGCAGTGATACTGTTCGTACTTTTGACACCGGGACTGCTCTTTCAGATTCCGGCGAGAGGTCGAATCGTCGAATTCGGGAATATGCAAACTAGCGGCGCCTCGATTCTCGTTCACTCCATCATTTTCTTTGGTCTCATCACCATCTTCACCATCGCCATTCGTCTCCACATCTACACCGGTTAA
- the LOC103873127 gene encoding non-specific phospholipase C6: MKQPASRFASTFSHFLALYCLLTLSHVALGSHQWQSPIKTVVVLVMENRSFDHLLGWMKKSVNPSINGVTGQECNPVPNSTQTICFTSDAEFVDPDPGHSFEAVEQQVFGSGQIPSMMGFVEQALSMPGNLSETVMKGFRPEAVPVYAELVKEFAVFDRWFSSIPGPTQPNRLFVYSATSHGSTSHVKQQLAQGFPQETIFDSLHSDDVDFGIYFQNIPTTLFYRNLRQLKYIFKLHQYDLKFKKDAAKGNLPSLTVIEPRYFDLKGLPANDDHPSHDVANGQKLVKEVYETLRSSPQWNETLLVITYDEHGGFYDHVKTPYVGIPNPDGNTGPAPGFFKFDRLGVRVPTIMVSPWIQKGTVVSEAKGPTESSEFEHSSIPATIKKLFNLSSNYLTHRDAWAATFEDVVSHLISPRTDCPMTLPAVAPMRSTDPKEDAALSEFQSEVVQLAAVLNGDHFLSSFPDEVGKKMTVKQAHEYVKGATSRFIRASKEAVKLGADKSAIVDMRSSLTTRPRNL, from the exons ATGAAGCAACCAGCTTCAAGATTTGCCTCCACTTTTTCACACTTTCTCGCACTCTACTGTCTTCTCACGCTATCCCATGTAGCTCTAGGATCCCATCAATGGCAATCACCAATCAAAACAGTCGTCGTTTTGGTAATGGAGAATAGATCCTTCGATCACCTCCTAGGCTGGATGAAGAAATCGGTTAACCCTTCCATAAACGGTGTAACGGGTCAAGAATGTAACCCGGTTCCGAATTCTACACAAACCATATGTTTCACTAGCGACGCTGAGTTTGTGGATCCGGATCCGGGTCATTCGTTCGAAGCTGTGGAGCAACAGGTATTCGGGTCGGGTCAGATCCCGTCCATGATGGGTTTCGTCGAGCAAGCGCTTTCGATGCCGGGAAATCTGTCGGAAACCGTCATGAAAGGTTTTCGGCCTGAAGCTGTACCGGTTTATGCCGAGCTGGTTAAAGAATTCGCCGTGTTCGACAGGTGGTTTTCTTCTATTCCTGGTCCGACTCAACCGAACCGTTTGTTTGTCTATTCGGCTACCTCACATGGTTCAACAAGCCATGTCAAGCAACAGCTTGCTCAAGG TTTTCCACAAGAAACTATATTCGATTCACTCCACAGCGACGACGTCGATTTCGGAATATACTTCCAGAATATTCCGACCACATTATTCTACCGTAATCTCCGACAgctaaaatacatatttaaattgCATCAGTATGATCTGAAATTCAAGAAAGACGCAGCAAAAGGAAACTTACCGAGCTTAACCGTCATTGAACCGAGGTATTTCGACCTCAAGGGCTTACCGGCCAATGACGATCACCCATCTCACGACGTAGCTAACGGCCAAAAGCTGGTTAAAGAAGTGTACGAGACACTTAGGTCGAGTCCACAGTGGAACGAGACGCTCCTAGTCATAACCTATGATGAGCATGGTGGGTTTTATGATCATGTGAAGACTCCTTATGTCGGTATACCGAACCCAGATGGGAATACCGGACCGGCCCCTGGTTTCTTTAAATTTGACCGGTTAGGTGTTCGGGTTCCTACAATTATGGTGTCACCTTGGATTCAGAAAGGAACTG TGGTGAGTGAGGCAAAAGGGCCAACAGAGAGCTCAGAGTTCGAGCATTCATCAATACCAGCGACCATCAAGAAACTCTTCAATCTCTCTTCCAATTACTTAACACATAGGGATGCTTGGGCTGCTACTTTCGAAGACGTGGTTTCTCACTTAATCTCTCCTCGAACCGATTGTCCCATGACTCTACCTGCCGTTGCACCCATGAGATCCACTGATCCTAAAGAAGACGCAGCCCTATCTGAGTTTCAGAGTGAAGTTGTTCAGCTTGCAGCGGTTCTCAATGGCGATCACTTCCTCAGTAGCTTCCCGGATGAAGTTGGGAAGAAGATGACTGTGAAACAAGCTCATGAGTATGTCAAAGGAGCTACTTCTCGGTTCATTAGAGCTAGCAAAGAAGCAGTGAAGCTTGGTGCCGATAAATCTGCCATTGTCGATATGCGATCTTCGCTCACTACTAGGCCACGCAACCTGTGA
- the LOC103873128 gene encoding nuclear transcription factor Y subunit C-1, protein MDNSNQQSSPSAAGIPPPVSAVGGASYHHLLQQQQQQLQMFWSYQRQEIEQVNDFKNHQLPLARIKKIMKADEDVRMISAEAPILFAKACELFILELTIRSWLHAEENKRRTLQKNDIAAAITRTDIFDFLVDIVPREEIKEEPGIGGMMPPAVSGVPYYYPPMGGPGGMMIGRPAMDPSGVYVQPPSQAWQSVWQTSATGDDVSYGSGGSGGQGNLDGQV, encoded by the exons ATGGACAACAGCAACCAGCAATCATCTCCCTCGGCCGCCGGAATCCCTCCTCCTGTATCCGCCGTCGGAGGAGCTTCTTACCACCACCTTCTACAGCAACAGCAACAACAGCTCCAAATGTTCTGGTCCTACCAACGCCAAGAGATCGAGCAAGTAAACGATTTCAAGAACCATCAGCTCCCTCTCGCTCGTATCAAAAAGATCATGAAAGCCGACGAGGATGTGCGTATGATCTCCGCCGAAGCTCCGATCCTCTTCGCCAAAGCCTGCGAGCTTTTCATCCTCGAGCTCACCATCCGTTCTTGGCTCCACGCCGAGGAAAACAAACGCCGCACGCTTCAGAAAAACGACATCGCTGCCGCCATTACAAGGACAGATATCTTCGACTTCCTTGTCGACATCGTTCCAAGAGAAGAGATCAAGGAAGAGCCGGGGATCGGCGGGATGATGCCTCCCGCGGTGAGCGGCGTGCCGTACTATTATCCGCCGATGGGTGGTCCTGGAGGGATGATGATTGGTAGACCGGCTATGGATCCGAGTGGCGTCTATGTCCAGCCTCCGTCTCAGGCGTGGCAGAGCGTTTGGCAAACGTCGGCGACGGGCGATGATGTTTCTTACGGCAGTGGGGGAAGCGGCGGTCAAGGGAATCTTGACGGGCAAGT CTGA
- the LOC103873129 gene encoding protein transport protein Sec61 subunit gamma-3 has product MDAIDSAIDPLRDFAKSSVRLVQRCHKPDRKEFTKVAVRTAIGFVVMGFVGFFVKLVFIPINNIIVGSS; this is encoded by the exons ATGGACGCCATTGATTCCGCCATCGATCCACTCAGAGATTTCGCTAAGAGCAGCGTCCGTCTCGTCCAGCGCTGTCACAAACCCGATCGCAAGG AATTCACGAAGGTGGCTGTGCGTACGGCGATAGGATTTGTGGTAATGGGATTCGTAGGGTTCTTCGTGAAGCTCGTATTCATCCCAATCAACAACATCATCGTTGGATCTTCTTAG
- the LOC117126161 gene encoding uncharacterized protein LOC117126161, translating to MKNNGARPVGTAPLPEAHEVEKKDPKETYYAQDNKKPYGNGRGGFKRRGRDNSNGRDGYSTGRKGNHNNRGRGSNYGRGRGSYGRGRGGISKPSYTSKTACHRCGMDNHWAKNCRTPKHLCDLYQESLKNKNPEANMIQENVHDDKGYGYDADNESDKDNKDDLMDFETSDLSQGLVFESHCLIALCL from the coding sequence ATGAAGAATAATGGAGCCAGACCGGTCGGGACAGCACCATTACCCGAAGCCCATGAGGTTGAAAAGAAAGATCCCAAAGAGACCTACTACGCCCAAGACAACAAGAAACCATACGGCAATGGCCGTGGTGGATTCAAGAGGCGTGGACGTGACAACTCGAACGGCCGAGACGGCTACTCGACTGGCCGGAAAGGAAACCACAATAACCGTGGTCGTGGTTCCAATTATGGCCGGGGTCGAGGCAGTTACGGCCGCGGACGAGGTGGCATATCCAAACCATCTTACACGTCCAAGACTGCATGCCATAGATGCGGGATGGACAACCATTGGGCCAAGAATTGTAGAACTCCGAAACACTTGTGCGACCTCTACCAAGAGAGCCTCAAGAACAAGAATCCGGAGGCAAACATGATCCAAGAAAACGTTCATGATGACAAAGGATATGGGTATGATGCTGACAATGAATCCGACAAGGACAACAAAGATGACCTAATGGATTTTGAGACATCCGATTTGTCTCAAGGACTAGTTTTCGAATCACATTGTCTTATTGCTTTATGTCtttga